A window of the Streptomyces albireticuli genome harbors these coding sequences:
- a CDS encoding TrmH family RNA methyltransferase, producing the protein MAAPELTSLRSPRVIAARRLTKRSFRSKERRFLAEGPQSVREAVEHLIEVYVTPDAAERHADVVTAAREAGVPVLIATDEVIAEMSDTVTPQGIVGLCRFLDTPFEEILAGRPRLVAVLAHVRDPGNAGTVLRCADAAGADAVVLTDASVDLYNPKSVRASVGSLFHLPVAVGVPVEQAVRGLQGAGARILAADGAGERDLDAELDQGTMGGPTAWIFGNEAWGLPAETRALADEVVRVPIHGKAESLNLATAAAVCLYASARAQRAPGGCRSVTFS; encoded by the coding sequence ATGGCGGCCCCCGAGCTGACGTCCCTGCGATCGCCCCGAGTCATCGCGGCCCGCCGTCTTACCAAGCGCAGCTTCCGCAGCAAGGAACGCCGTTTCCTGGCCGAGGGGCCGCAGTCCGTCCGCGAGGCCGTCGAGCACCTGATCGAGGTGTACGTGACGCCGGACGCCGCCGAGCGGCACGCCGACGTCGTGACCGCCGCCCGCGAGGCCGGTGTGCCCGTGCTGATCGCGACGGACGAGGTCATCGCGGAGATGTCCGACACCGTCACCCCGCAGGGCATCGTCGGCCTCTGCCGCTTCCTGGACACCCCCTTCGAGGAGATCCTGGCCGGCCGGCCCCGGCTGGTCGCGGTCCTCGCGCACGTCCGGGACCCCGGGAACGCCGGCACCGTGCTGCGCTGCGCGGACGCCGCCGGCGCCGACGCCGTGGTGCTCACCGACGCCTCGGTGGACCTCTACAACCCCAAGTCCGTCCGGGCCTCCGTCGGCTCCCTCTTCCACCTGCCGGTCGCCGTGGGCGTGCCCGTGGAGCAGGCCGTGCGCGGCCTCCAGGGCGCCGGGGCGCGGATCCTGGCCGCCGACGGCGCGGGCGAGCGCGACCTGGACGCCGAGCTGGACCAGGGCACCATGGGCGGCCCCACCGCCTGGATCTTCGGCAACGAGGCCTGGGGCCTGCCCGCCGAGACCCGGGCCCTGGCCGACGAGGTCGTCCGGGTGCCGATCCACGGAAAGGCCGAGAGTCTGAACCTCGCCACGGCCGCCGCCGTGTGCCTCTACGCCTCCGCCCGTGCGCAGCGTGCACCCGGAGGGTGCCGCTCCGTGACCTTCAGCTAG
- a CDS encoding sensor histidine kinase: protein MNVRTSGSVADACPAASPDTHGVREARGAREASLPGLGIDPDDLPDGLVVADENGRVTCFNAAAARITAVAPREALGRSLESALPFEDLEGRRWWPLTDPYGGLTTRIGQPERNLLLPGGREVLVSARYVRERPNGPVRRLVVQLRGTEARRRTERSHAELIATVAHELRSPLTSVKGFTATLLAKWERFTDDQKRLMLETVDADADRVTRLIAELLDISRIDSGRLEVRRQPVDVVAAVRRHIQAYTAAGHPEERFRVEVEDPLPDLWADPDKIDQVLGNLLENAVRHGAGTVTIAVSPALTKARTEGTAVTVSDEGPGIPEESMSRVFTRFWRGSKRGGTGLGLYIVKGIVEAHGGTITVERAVRGGAQFRFTLPVGAPAFLTQG from the coding sequence ATGAACGTCAGGACTTCCGGAAGCGTGGCCGACGCCTGTCCGGCCGCTTCTCCTGACACCCACGGTGTCAGGGAAGCCCGCGGGGCCCGCGAGGCGTCCCTGCCGGGCCTCGGGATCGACCCCGACGACCTGCCGGACGGCCTGGTCGTGGCGGACGAGAACGGCCGGGTGACCTGCTTCAACGCCGCCGCCGCCCGGATCACCGCCGTGGCGCCGCGCGAGGCACTCGGCCGGTCCCTGGAGAGCGCCCTGCCCTTCGAGGACCTGGAGGGCCGCCGCTGGTGGCCGCTGACCGACCCGTACGGCGGTCTGACCACCCGGATCGGCCAGCCGGAGCGCAATCTCCTGCTCCCCGGCGGCCGCGAGGTCCTCGTCTCCGCCCGCTACGTCCGCGAGCGGCCCAACGGCCCGGTGCGCCGGCTGGTCGTCCAGCTGCGCGGCACCGAGGCCCGTCGCCGCACCGAGCGCAGCCACGCCGAGCTGATCGCCACCGTCGCCCATGAGCTCCGCTCGCCCCTGACGTCCGTCAAGGGCTTCACGGCGACGCTGCTCGCGAAGTGGGAGCGGTTCACCGACGACCAGAAGCGCCTGATGCTGGAGACCGTCGACGCCGACGCCGACCGCGTCACCCGGCTGATCGCCGAGCTGCTCGACATCTCCCGGATCGACTCCGGCCGGCTGGAGGTCCGCCGCCAGCCCGTCGACGTCGTCGCCGCCGTGCGCCGCCACATCCAGGCCTACACCGCCGCCGGGCATCCCGAGGAGCGCTTCCGGGTCGAGGTGGAGGATCCGCTGCCGGATCTCTGGGCCGACCCGGACAAGATCGACCAGGTGCTGGGCAACCTCCTGGAAAACGCCGTGCGCCACGGCGCGGGAACGGTCACCATAGCGGTGTCCCCGGCGCTGACCAAGGCCCGGACCGAGGGCACGGCGGTCACCGTGAGCGATGAGGGGCCCGGCATCCCGGAGGAGTCCATGAGTCGTGTCTTCACCCGCTTCTGGCGGGGCAGCAAGCGCGGGGGCACCGGCCTGGGCCTGTACATCGTCAAGGGCATCGTCGAGGCCCACGGCGGGACGATCACGGTGGAGCGGGCGGTCCGGGGTGGCGCCCAGTTCCGCTTCACCCTGCCCGTGGGCGCCCCCGCCTTCCTCACCCAGGGCTGA
- the pheS gene encoding phenylalanine--tRNA ligase subunit alpha, whose amino-acid sequence MSAPNKSYDPVEVEALKPEELERMRDEALAAFAAAADLSALHEAKIAHTGPTSPLSLANREIGALPPQAKAEAGKRVGMARGAVSKALAARQAELEAERDARVLVEEAVDVTLAYDRAPAGARHPLTTLSERIEDVFVAMGYEVAEGPEVEAEWFNFDALNFEPDHPARAMQDTFFVQDKQGKADSGVVLRTHTSPVQVRTMIDREPPVYVICPGRVYRTDELDATHTPVFTQVELLAIDEGLTMADLKGTLDHMVQALFGTGMSTRLRPNYFPFTEPSAEMDMQCYVCRGESVGNPDRPCRTCSSEGWIELGGCGMVNPRVLIAAGIDPEKYSGFAFGFGIERMLMFRHNVEDMRDMVEGDVRFTRPFGMEI is encoded by the coding sequence ATGTCCGCACCCAATAAGTCGTACGACCCTGTCGAGGTCGAGGCACTGAAACCGGAAGAGCTCGAGCGCATGCGGGACGAGGCGCTCGCCGCCTTCGCCGCGGCCGCCGACCTCTCCGCCCTCCACGAGGCGAAGATCGCCCACACCGGTCCCACGTCGCCGCTGTCCCTGGCGAACCGCGAGATCGGCGCCCTGCCGCCGCAGGCCAAGGCCGAGGCCGGCAAGCGCGTGGGTATGGCCCGCGGCGCGGTCAGCAAGGCCCTCGCGGCCCGCCAGGCCGAGCTGGAGGCCGAGCGCGACGCCCGGGTGCTCGTGGAGGAGGCCGTGGACGTCACGCTCGCGTACGACCGCGCCCCCGCCGGCGCCCGGCACCCGCTGACCACGCTCTCCGAGCGCATCGAGGACGTCTTCGTCGCGATGGGCTACGAGGTGGCCGAGGGCCCCGAGGTCGAGGCCGAGTGGTTCAACTTCGACGCGCTGAACTTCGAGCCGGACCACCCGGCCCGTGCGATGCAGGACACCTTCTTCGTCCAGGACAAGCAGGGCAAGGCCGACTCCGGCGTCGTGCTGCGCACCCACACCTCCCCGGTGCAGGTCCGCACGATGATCGACCGCGAGCCGCCGGTCTATGTGATCTGCCCCGGCCGCGTCTACCGCACGGACGAGCTGGACGCCACCCACACCCCGGTCTTCACCCAGGTCGAGCTCCTCGCCATCGACGAGGGCCTCACCATGGCTGACCTCAAGGGCACCCTGGACCACATGGTCCAGGCGCTCTTCGGCACGGGCATGTCCACCCGGCTGCGCCCGAACTACTTCCCGTTCACCGAGCCGTCCGCCGAGATGGACATGCAGTGCTACGTGTGCCGCGGTGAGTCGGTCGGCAACCCCGACCGCCCCTGCCGCACGTGCTCCAGCGAGGGCTGGATCGAGCTGGGCGGCTGCGGCATGGTCAACCCCCGGGTGCTGATCGCCGCGGGCATCGACCCGGAGAAGTACAGCGGATTCGCCTTCGGGTTCGGCATCGAGCGAATGCTGATGTTCCGCCACAACGTCGAAGACATGCGAGACATGGTCGAGGGTGACGTGCGCTTCACCCGGCCGTTCGGGATGGAGATCTGA
- the pheT gene encoding phenylalanine--tRNA ligase subunit beta: protein MRVPLSWLREYVDLPAGETGRDVQAKLVAAGLEVERVEQLGAGLKGPLVVGQVLTIEELEGFKKPIRFCTVDVGTANGTGEPQEIVCGARNFSVGDKVVVVLPGAVLPGDFAIAARKTYGRTSHGMICSGDELGMGDDGTHGIIVLPQEYEPGTDAIELLELVDEVLDIAVTPDRGYCLSMRGVAREAATAYGLPLRDPALLDVPAPNSYGYPVKVADPAGCSRFTARTVTGVDAEARSPIWLQRRLQKAGMRPISLAVDVTNYVMLELGQPLHAYDRSRVDGTIGVRRAERGEKLTTLDGTQRTLHPEDLVITDNRGPIGLAGVMGGAETEIGDHAAGQGSSEIVIEAAHFDAVSIARTARRHKLSSEASKRFERGVDPNAASAAAQRTVDLMVLLAGGTAEAGVTEIVAPSGPRTISISADHPDRVAGVQYGRETVVRRLQQVGCDVYGQDELIVTVPSWRPDLTDPNDLAEEVIRLEGYENLPSTLPRPPAGRGLTERQRLHRRVGRALAGAGYVEALNYPFLGDAALDQLGLAADDPRRTVVRLVNPLADTEPALRTTLLPGLFAALRRNDGRGGHDLALFETGLVFRPTGDEPAAVRLPVDRRPTDEEIAGLNAALPRQPRRAAVVLAGSRELAGWWGKGREATWADAVEAGRTVAREAGVELIVRQDQHAPFHPGRCAALLAVIDGQEVFVGSAGELHPRVTKAFGLPERTCAMEIELDLLERAGTGPLQAPRVSAFPVATQDVALVVDASVPAADVEAALRAGAGELLESLRLFDVFVGEQLGEGKKSLAYALRFRAADRTLTADEASAARDAAVASAVARTGAVLRGA, encoded by the coding sequence ATGCGGGTCCCGCTTTCTTGGCTGCGGGAATACGTCGACCTGCCGGCCGGTGAAACCGGTCGCGACGTGCAGGCCAAGCTCGTTGCCGCCGGCCTGGAGGTCGAGCGCGTCGAGCAGCTCGGCGCCGGTCTGAAGGGCCCCCTGGTCGTCGGCCAGGTCCTCACGATCGAGGAGCTGGAGGGCTTCAAGAAGCCCATCCGCTTCTGCACGGTCGACGTCGGCACCGCCAACGGCACCGGCGAGCCCCAGGAGATCGTCTGCGGCGCCCGCAACTTCTCCGTCGGCGACAAGGTCGTCGTGGTGCTCCCCGGCGCCGTCCTGCCCGGTGACTTCGCGATCGCCGCCCGCAAGACGTACGGCCGCACCTCGCACGGCATGATCTGCTCGGGCGACGAGCTGGGCATGGGCGACGACGGCACGCACGGCATCATCGTGCTCCCGCAGGAGTACGAGCCGGGCACCGACGCGATCGAGCTCCTGGAGCTCGTCGACGAGGTCCTCGACATCGCCGTCACCCCGGACCGCGGCTACTGCCTGTCCATGCGCGGTGTGGCCCGCGAGGCCGCCACCGCCTACGGCCTGCCGCTGCGCGACCCGGCCCTGCTGGACGTCCCGGCGCCCAACAGCTACGGCTACCCCGTCAAGGTCGCCGACCCGGCCGGCTGCTCCCGCTTCACCGCCCGCACCGTCACCGGTGTCGACGCGGAGGCGCGCTCCCCGATCTGGCTCCAGCGCCGCCTCCAGAAGGCGGGCATGCGCCCGATCTCGCTCGCCGTCGACGTCACCAACTACGTGATGCTCGAGCTGGGCCAGCCGCTGCACGCCTACGACCGGTCCCGCGTGGACGGCACGATCGGCGTGCGCCGTGCCGAGCGCGGCGAGAAGCTCACCACCCTCGACGGCACCCAGCGCACGCTGCACCCCGAGGACCTGGTGATCACCGACAACCGCGGCCCGATCGGGCTCGCGGGTGTGATGGGCGGCGCCGAGACCGAGATCGGCGACCACGCCGCCGGTCAGGGCTCCTCCGAGATCGTCATCGAGGCCGCGCACTTCGACGCCGTCTCCATCGCCCGTACGGCCCGGCGCCACAAGCTGTCCTCCGAGGCGTCCAAGCGCTTCGAGCGCGGCGTCGACCCGAACGCCGCCTCCGCGGCGGCCCAGCGCACCGTCGACCTGATGGTGCTGCTGGCGGGCGGCACCGCCGAGGCCGGCGTCACCGAGATCGTCGCCCCCAGCGGGCCGCGCACGATCTCGATCAGCGCCGACCACCCGGACCGCGTCGCCGGTGTCCAGTACGGCCGGGAGACCGTCGTCCGCCGCCTCCAGCAGGTCGGCTGCGACGTCTACGGGCAGGACGAGCTCATCGTCACCGTGCCCAGCTGGCGCCCGGACCTCACCGACCCCAACGACCTCGCCGAAGAGGTCATCCGCCTGGAGGGCTACGAGAACCTGCCCTCCACCCTGCCGCGCCCGCCGGCCGGCCGGGGCCTGACCGAGCGGCAGCGTCTGCACCGCCGGGTCGGCCGCGCCCTCGCCGGCGCCGGCTACGTCGAGGCGCTCAACTACCCCTTCCTCGGGGACGCCGCCCTCGACCAGCTCGGCCTGGCCGCCGACGACCCGCGCCGCACCGTGGTGCGCCTGGTCAACCCGCTCGCCGACACCGAGCCGGCGCTGCGCACCACGCTGCTGCCCGGCCTGTTCGCCGCCCTGCGGCGCAACGACGGCCGCGGTGGGCACGACCTCGCGCTGTTCGAGACCGGCCTGGTCTTCCGGCCGACCGGCGACGAGCCGGCCGCCGTCCGGCTGCCCGTCGACCGCCGCCCGACCGACGAGGAGATCGCCGGCCTGAACGCCGCGCTGCCCCGGCAGCCGCGCCGGGCCGCCGTCGTCCTCGCCGGCTCCCGCGAGCTGGCCGGCTGGTGGGGCAAGGGCCGCGAGGCCACCTGGGCGGACGCCGTCGAGGCCGGCCGCACGGTCGCCCGTGAGGCCGGCGTGGAGCTGATCGTCCGTCAGGACCAGCACGCGCCGTTCCACCCGGGCCGCTGCGCCGCGCTGCTCGCCGTCATCGACGGCCAGGAGGTGTTCGTCGGCAGCGCCGGTGAGCTCCACCCGCGCGTCACCAAGGCCTTCGGCCTGCCGGAGCGCACCTGCGCCATGGAGATCGAGCTCGACCTCCTGGAGCGGGCCGGCACCGGTCCCCTCCAGGCCCCCCGCGTCTCCGCCTTCCCGGTGGCCACCCAGGACGTCGCGCTCGTCGTGGACGCCTCGGTGCCCGCCGCCGACGTCGAGGCCGCCCTGCGGGCCGGCGCCGGCGAGCTCCTGGAGTCGCTGCGCCTGTTCGACGTCTTCGTCGGCGAGCAGCTCGGCGAGGGCAAGAAGTCGCTGGCGTACGCGCTGCGGTTCCGCGCCGCGGACCGCACGCTGACGGCCGACGAGGCCTCGGCCGCCCGCGACGCCGCCGTCGCCTCGGCGGTCGCGCGCACGGGCGCGGTGCTGCGCGGGGCGTGA
- a CDS encoding PP2C family protein-serine/threonine phosphatase, with amino-acid sequence MVFALPGLWVLAVVAAELLSPRGTHLVQLLAAAPALACAGTGRRQCVLLAGVCALLALVPLGSAGRLDAAARLGTCCAVVAVAALAHLLTAGRRRLLRELERAREVAAAAQRTLLRPLPPRLGGMTLAGGHLSVSEGALVGGDLYEALATPHGVRVVIGDVRGHGLGAIGTVSAVLGSFREAAHDEPELPGVLRRLERALQRQLGERALGEEFVTVLLLEVGPDGLVKALNCGHPWPYRLSRTPGHRVRATAVGRGDPLPPLGLFPLPAELPVLRLTWLAPGDALVLHTDGAEDARDARGEFFPLARVLADAAPVTPVVPAAVVERVRTALLRHTGGRLSDDMALMVLRRDRCRVPGTAPRPGALTSGARPFDPRETPSRRLEDTAPL; translated from the coding sequence ATGGTGTTCGCGCTTCCCGGACTCTGGGTGCTGGCCGTCGTCGCCGCGGAGCTGCTGAGCCCCCGCGGCACCCATCTCGTCCAGCTGCTCGCCGCCGCGCCCGCCCTCGCCTGCGCCGGCACCGGCCGCCGCCAGTGCGTGCTGCTCGCCGGGGTCTGCGCCCTCCTCGCGCTCGTCCCGCTGGGCTCGGCCGGCCGCCTCGACGCCGCCGCCCGGCTGGGCACCTGCTGCGCGGTCGTCGCGGTCGCCGCCCTCGCCCATCTGCTCACCGCCGGCCGCCGCCGGCTCCTGCGGGAGCTGGAGCGCGCCCGCGAGGTCGCCGCCGCCGCGCAGCGGACACTGCTGCGCCCCCTGCCGCCCCGGCTCGGCGGGATGACCCTCGCCGGCGGCCATCTGTCCGTCAGCGAGGGCGCGCTCGTCGGCGGCGATCTCTACGAGGCCCTGGCCACCCCGCACGGCGTCCGCGTCGTCATAGGGGACGTCCGCGGCCACGGCCTCGGCGCGATCGGCACCGTCTCCGCCGTCCTCGGCAGCTTCCGCGAGGCCGCGCACGACGAGCCGGAGCTTCCCGGGGTGCTGCGCCGCCTGGAGCGCGCGCTCCAGCGGCAGCTCGGCGAGCGGGCGCTCGGCGAGGAGTTCGTCACCGTCCTGCTCCTGGAGGTGGGCCCCGACGGCCTCGTCAAGGCCCTCAACTGCGGCCACCCCTGGCCCTACCGCCTCTCCCGCACCCCCGGGCACCGGGTGCGCGCCACGGCCGTGGGGCGCGGCGATCCGCTGCCCCCGCTCGGCCTGTTCCCGCTGCCCGCGGAGCTGCCGGTCCTGCGGCTGACGTGGCTGGCGCCGGGCGACGCCCTGGTGCTGCACACCGACGGCGCGGAGGACGCGCGGGACGCCCGGGGGGAGTTCTTCCCGCTGGCGCGGGTCCTGGCCGACGCGGCCCCGGTCACCCCCGTCGTCCCGGCGGCGGTCGTCGAGCGGGTGCGGACGGCGCTGCTGCGCCACACCGGGGGCCGGTTGTCCGACGACATGGCCCTGATGGTGCTCCGCCGGGACCGCTGCCGGGTCCCCGGCACCGCCCCGCGCCCCGGTGCGCTCACCTCCGGTGCCCGCCCGTTCGACCCCCGGGAAACGCCCTCGCGGCGGCTGGAAGACACCGCTCCGCTCTGA
- a CDS encoding transcriptional regulator: MEPNTLLDAILDEAGISHAGLAAHVNAAGRARGLALRYEHTAVARWLRGQRPRGQVPDLICEVLGERLRRALTLDDIGLGTPGSPRLPNTPLSGFVERATALWRSDEQQREHIVSAPAVTGTPAVIPVWEWENPPEDADVSRRGLTRVSMDDIEMLRAARAHYEQMYRKAGGIATRARVVGFLNAEAAPLLRGSYTDETGRQLHRATGGLVAVAGICAYDSDAHGLAQRYFHQALRLAKASGDRGLGAYVIALLVNQSLFMREYRQAVAFAESALRSAGPELTPALAADLYAMQAKAYARLGDGAGALACIRRAETAAERIHRGAEPAETGYVQPGLVNVQVAEALLSLGDLGPAREHADRAVDTPAHDRGRVHRLAMLTHIELRQGDADKAVATAREMTEQARGMESQRLRDRLRAVREHLIESGCAATAEAAEMIDGALRVPL, translated from the coding sequence ATGGAGCCCAACACACTGCTTGACGCCATCCTCGACGAGGCGGGCATCTCCCACGCCGGACTTGCCGCCCATGTCAACGCGGCGGGCCGGGCCCGGGGTCTGGCGCTGCGTTACGAACACACCGCCGTCGCCCGCTGGCTGCGCGGTCAGCGCCCCCGGGGCCAGGTGCCCGACCTGATCTGCGAGGTCCTCGGGGAGCGGCTGCGCCGCGCGCTCACCCTCGACGACATAGGCCTCGGCACCCCGGGCAGCCCCCGGCTGCCCAACACCCCGCTCTCCGGCTTCGTCGAGCGCGCCACCGCCCTGTGGCGCTCGGACGAACAGCAGCGCGAGCACATCGTCAGCGCGCCCGCCGTCACCGGGACGCCCGCCGTCATCCCGGTCTGGGAGTGGGAGAACCCGCCCGAGGACGCCGATGTCTCCCGGCGCGGCCTGACCCGGGTCTCCATGGACGACATCGAGATGCTGCGCGCCGCCCGCGCCCACTACGAGCAGATGTACCGCAAGGCCGGCGGCATCGCCACGCGCGCCCGGGTGGTCGGTTTCCTCAACGCCGAGGCCGCGCCCCTGCTGCGCGGCAGCTACACCGACGAGACGGGCCGTCAGCTCCACCGGGCCACGGGCGGGCTGGTCGCCGTCGCCGGGATCTGCGCCTACGACTCCGACGCCCACGGCCTGGCCCAGCGCTACTTCCACCAGGCGCTGCGGCTGGCCAAGGCCAGCGGGGACCGGGGCCTCGGCGCGTATGTGATCGCCCTGCTGGTCAACCAGTCGCTGTTCATGAGGGAGTACCGGCAGGCCGTCGCGTTCGCCGAGTCCGCGCTGCGGTCCGCCGGGCCGGAGCTCACCCCGGCGCTCGCCGCCGACCTCTACGCGATGCAGGCCAAGGCGTACGCGCGGCTGGGCGACGGCGCGGGGGCGCTCGCCTGCATCCGCCGCGCCGAGACCGCCGCCGAGCGCATCCACCGCGGCGCGGAACCCGCCGAGACCGGCTACGTCCAGCCGGGCCTGGTCAATGTCCAGGTGGCGGAGGCCCTGCTCAGCCTCGGCGACCTCGGGCCCGCCCGTGAGCACGCGGACCGCGCCGTCGACACCCCCGCCCACGACCGGGGCCGTGTCCACCGGCTCGCCATGCTCACGCACATCGAGCTGCGTCAAGGAGACGCGGACAAGGCGGTGGCCACCGCCCGGGAGATGACCGAGCAGGCGAGAGGCATGGAATCGCAGCGCTTACGGGACCGGCTCCGGGCGGTGCGCGAGCACCTGATCGAGAGTGGGTGTGCGGCTACCGCCGAGGCCGCCGAGATGATCGACGGGGCGTTGCGCGTGCCCTTGTGA
- a CDS encoding NUDIX hydrolase: MRWKNLKERTVYSNRWFRVNLADVALPDGRHLDHFVIRLRPVAVATVVNEANEVLLLWRHRFITDTWGWELAAGVVEDGEDPAFAAAREMEEETGWRPGPLRHLMSVEPSNGLTDARHHIYWSDEAECMGEPEDGFESDRREWVPLKLVPDMIGRGEVPAANMAAALLLLHHMRLG, from the coding sequence GTGCGTTGGAAGAATCTCAAGGAGCGGACGGTCTACTCGAACCGCTGGTTCCGGGTCAATCTCGCGGATGTCGCACTCCCCGACGGCCGCCACCTCGATCACTTCGTCATCAGGCTGCGGCCCGTCGCCGTGGCCACGGTGGTCAACGAGGCCAATGAGGTTCTGCTGCTGTGGCGGCACCGCTTCATCACGGACACCTGGGGCTGGGAACTGGCCGCGGGTGTCGTCGAGGACGGCGAGGACCCGGCCTTCGCGGCGGCCCGGGAGATGGAGGAGGAGACCGGCTGGCGGCCCGGCCCCCTGCGGCACCTGATGTCCGTCGAGCCGTCCAACGGCCTCACCGACGCCCGGCACCACATCTACTGGTCGGACGAGGCCGAGTGCATGGGCGAGCCGGAGGACGGCTTCGAGTCGGACCGCCGGGAATGGGTGCCGCTCAAGCTGGTGCCCGACATGATCGGCCGCGGCGAGGTGCCGGCCGCCAACATGGCGGCGGCGCTGCTGCTCCTGCACCACATGCGGCTCGGCTGA
- a CDS encoding 3-hydroxybutyryl-CoA dehydrogenase has product MADVARVGVVGCGQMGAGIAEVCARSGLDVKVAETTGEALELGRTRLTNSLGKAAERGKITEEERDATLARLSFTTDLGEFADRDLVIEAVVENEQVKTEIFRVLDQVITRPDAILASNTSSIPLVKLAVATSRPDQVIGIHFFNPAPVQKLVELIPALTTGEETIKRAEALVSQVLGKHAIRAQDRSGFVVNALLIPYLLSAIRMFESGIASREDIDNGMELGCAHPMGPLKLTDLIGLDTVASVADSMYQEYKEPLYAAPPLLQRMVDAGRLGRKTGSGFYTY; this is encoded by the coding sequence GTGGCAGACGTGGCACGCGTCGGGGTGGTGGGCTGCGGCCAGATGGGCGCGGGCATCGCGGAGGTCTGCGCCCGTTCCGGCCTGGACGTCAAGGTCGCGGAGACCACCGGCGAGGCCCTGGAGCTGGGCCGCACCCGCCTGACGAACTCGCTCGGCAAGGCCGCCGAACGCGGCAAGATCACCGAGGAGGAGCGGGACGCGACGCTGGCGCGGCTGAGCTTCACCACGGACCTGGGCGAGTTCGCCGACCGCGACCTCGTCATCGAGGCGGTCGTCGAGAACGAGCAGGTGAAGACGGAGATCTTCCGGGTGCTCGACCAGGTGATCACCCGCCCGGACGCCATCCTGGCCTCCAACACCTCCTCCATCCCGCTGGTGAAGCTGGCCGTGGCGACCTCCCGCCCCGACCAGGTCATCGGCATCCACTTCTTCAACCCGGCCCCGGTGCAGAAGCTCGTCGAGCTGATCCCCGCGCTGACCACCGGCGAGGAGACGATCAAGCGCGCCGAGGCCCTGGTCTCCCAGGTCCTGGGCAAGCACGCCATCCGGGCGCAGGACCGCTCCGGCTTCGTCGTCAACGCCCTCCTCATCCCTTACCTGCTCTCGGCGATCCGGATGTTCGAGTCGGGCATCGCGAGCCGCGAGGACATCGACAACGGCATGGAGCTCGGCTGCGCCCACCCCATGGGCCCGCTGAAGCTCACCGACCTGATCGGCCTGGACACGGTCGCCTCGGTCGCGGACAGCATGTACCAGGAGTACAAGGAGCCGCTGTACGCCGCTCCCCCGCTGCTCCAGCGCATGGTCGACGCGGGCCGCCTCGGCCGTAAGACCGGTTCGGGCTTCTACACCTACTGA
- a CDS encoding glycoside hydrolase family 10 protein translates to MSRRGFTVAAAGVMSAMLAKEEASAREGVPGAADVRKPGELHRKREFRGMWIATVVNVDWPSKPGLTPDRQRAELIALLDAAVARRLNAVVLQLRPTADAFWPSPHEPWSEYLTGVQGRHPGWDPLAFAVREAHKRRLELHGWFNPYRVANHTDPRKLTATHPARLHPDWVVRYGGKLYYNPGLPEVRRFVQDAMLDAVTRYDLDGVHFDDYFYPYPVAGQKFDDDAAYARHGTGFPDRAAWRRDNIDRLVREMGRRIRARKPHVRFGISPFAVWRNRSTDPRGSDTRAGVQTYDDLGADTRKWVREEWIDYIVPQVYWHLGFAAADYAKLVPWWAEAVRGTDVQLYIGEALYRAGDPGQPAPWQDPAELSRHLSFARGCPEVLGHVWFSAKFVVSDPIGAMARVVQDHYPGRARPPR, encoded by the coding sequence ATGAGTCGAAGAGGGTTCACCGTGGCCGCCGCGGGAGTGATGTCCGCGATGCTGGCGAAGGAGGAGGCGAGCGCCCGCGAGGGGGTCCCGGGAGCCGCCGACGTCCGCAAGCCGGGTGAGCTCCACCGGAAACGTGAGTTCCGCGGAATGTGGATCGCGACCGTCGTCAACGTCGACTGGCCGTCCAAGCCCGGCCTGACCCCCGACCGGCAGCGCGCGGAGCTGATCGCGCTCCTCGACGCCGCCGTGGCCCGCCGGCTCAACGCCGTGGTCCTCCAGCTGCGGCCGACCGCCGACGCCTTCTGGCCCTCGCCCCACGAGCCGTGGTCGGAGTACCTGACCGGGGTCCAGGGGCGGCATCCCGGCTGGGACCCGCTGGCCTTCGCCGTGCGTGAGGCCCACAAGCGCCGCCTGGAACTGCACGGCTGGTTCAACCCCTACCGCGTCGCCAACCACACCGACCCCCGCAAGCTGACCGCCACCCACCCCGCGCGGCTGCACCCGGACTGGGTGGTGCGCTACGGCGGCAAGCTCTACTACAACCCCGGCCTGCCGGAGGTCCGCCGCTTCGTCCAGGACGCGATGCTCGACGCCGTCACCCGCTACGACCTGGACGGCGTGCACTTCGACGACTACTTCTACCCCTACCCCGTCGCCGGGCAGAAGTTCGACGACGACGCCGCGTACGCCCGGCACGGCACGGGCTTCCCCGACCGGGCCGCCTGGCGGCGCGACAACATCGACCGCCTCGTGCGGGAGATGGGCCGGCGGATCAGGGCACGCAAGCCGCACGTGCGCTTCGGGATCAGCCCCTTCGCCGTCTGGCGCAACAGATCCACCGACCCCCGGGGCTCGGACACCAGGGCCGGTGTCCAGACCTACGACGACCTGGGCGCGGACACCCGTAAATGGGTGCGCGAGGAGTGGATCGACTACATCGTCCCGCAGGTGTACTGGCACCTGGGCTTCGCCGCCGCCGACTACGCCAAGCTCGTGCCGTGGTGGGCGGAGGCCGTGCGCGGCACCGATGTGCAGCTGTACATCGGCGAGGCGCTCTACCGGGCGGGCGACCCGGGGCAGCCCGCCCCCTGGCAGGACCCGGCCGAGCTCTCCCGGCACCTCTCCTTCGCCCGGGGCTGCCCGGAGGTGCTCGGCCACGTCTGGTTCTCGGCGAAATTCGTGGTCAGCGACCCGATCGGGGCGATGGCGCGCGTGGTCCAGGACCACTATCCGGGCCGCGCGCGCCCACCCCGCTGA